From the genome of Argentina anserina chromosome 4, drPotAnse1.1, whole genome shotgun sequence, one region includes:
- the LOC126792567 gene encoding pterocarpan synthase 1-like has product MALTSMLKFTNRSLLFVLVLSVTTFSGIASSSKELKETHMSMYLQDFIAGPNVTDIPVAGVAGKLWLFNQFGTVYVTDNPITIGPSSNSASMGRAQGVFVSSALDGLSGLVLFSVGFTNKEYNGSTLEIQGNSKILEPVRELSVVSGTGKFRFARGYATCETYSVDIPIGYSVIRFNVTVEHR; this is encoded by the coding sequence ATGGCATTAACCTCCATGCTTAAGTTCACAAATCGATCCCTACTGTTCGTTTTGGTTCTGTCCGTGACTACATTTTCCGGCATAGCCAGTAGCAGTAAAgagttgaaagaaacccacatGTCCATGTATCTTCAGGACTTCATTGCTGGTCCAAACGTCACAGATATACCAGTTGCCGGTGTCGCCGGAAAGCTTTGGCTCTTCAATCAATTTGGAACAGTTTATGTCACGGACAACCCTATCACCATAGGTCCGAGCTCAAACTCCGCTTCAATGGGCCGAGCGCAAGGTGTTTTTGTGAGTTCAGCACTGGATGGATTAAGTGgccttgttttgttttcagttGGGTTCACAAACAAGGAGTACAATGGCAGCACATTAGAAATACAAGGAAACAGTAAAATACTGGAACCGGTCAGAGAGCTTTCGGTGGTATCCGGTACCGGAAAGTTTCGGTTTGCTAGAGGGTATGCTACGTGTGAAACCTATTCTGTGGATATTCCGATTGGATACTCGGTTATACGATTCAACGTTACAGTTGAACACAGGTAG